One Hallerella porci DNA window includes the following coding sequences:
- a CDS encoding uracil-DNA glycosylase family protein, with protein sequence MINPIEVHPFGPFLPQNTKVLMFGYFPTPKENRTMDFYYSSSTNEMWEMLGAIFFNDEKHFIKPASKKVYDQSKIEEFLREKGIGLYDVVTIAHRKEKGAADKKNPCVQATDIKALLEFVPDCKALFILGKGEPAKIVNEQFSIKLSKIGDSAELEKITIYCLPSSSRETQKSGLWTRENKIQLYKEKFQEIGLLHIK encoded by the coding sequence ATGATTAATCCTATTGAAGTTCATCCATTCGGACCCTTTTTACCTCAAAATACGAAAGTTTTGATGTTTGGGTATTTTCCTACGCCAAAAGAAAACCGCACAATGGATTTTTATTATTCAAGCTCCACTAATGAAATGTGGGAAATGTTGGGGGCAATTTTTTTTAATGATGAAAAGCATTTTATAAAGCCTGCCTCTAAAAAGGTTTATGACCAAAGTAAAATTGAAGAATTTTTGCGTGAAAAAGGAATCGGATTGTATGATGTTGTCACAATCGCTCATCGAAAAGAAAAAGGAGCTGCTGATAAAAAAAATCCTTGTGTTCAAGCAACAGATATTAAAGCTTTGTTAGAATTTGTTCCTGATTGTAAAGCTTTGTTTATTTTAGGAAAAGGTGAACCTGCAAAAATTGTCAATGAACAATTTAGCATCAAGCTTTCAAAAATCGGTGATTCTGCAGAACTTGAAAAAATAACAATCTATTGCCTTCCAAGTTCAAGTCGAGAAACTCAAAAAAGCGGCCTCTGGACAAGAGAAAACAAAATTCAATTGTATAAAGAAAAATTTCAAGAGATTGGACTTTTGCACATAAAATAG
- a CDS encoding helix-turn-helix transcriptional regulator, whose protein sequence is MEKISKEELQFMRRAFRNVLVEWRAERNLSQNHVAHHCSLSNQQVYRLENAQESPTLTSLASIITGLEKNWFEFGMTMERAVHREQELENHKAEKERIIAERIAAWAALRQKRIYLQNTARKNWL, encoded by the coding sequence ATGGAAAAAATTTCTAAAGAAGAACTACAATTTATGCGTCGTGCATTTCGCAATGTTCTTGTCGAATGGCGCGCAGAAAGAAATCTCTCTCAAAATCACGTGGCGCATCATTGTTCTCTTTCGAACCAGCAAGTGTATCGTTTGGAAAATGCACAAGAATCCCCCACTCTCACTTCTCTTGCAAGTATTATTACAGGACTTGAAAAAAATTGGTTCGAATTTGGGATGACGATGGAACGAGCTGTTCATCGAGAACAAGAACTTGAAAATCACAAAGCCGAAAAAGAGCGAATCATCGCCGAGCGCATTGCCGCATGGGCTGCTCTAAGACAAAAAAGAATTTATCTTCAAAATACCGCACGGAAAAATTGGCTCTAA
- the bioD gene encoding dethiobiotin synthase, which yields MKGYFVTATGTDVGKTFVTALLVKKWRDLGMDAGYYKAALSGAEFRNGKWIAGDADYVKNFAGLSDSEEELVSYVYKEAVSPHLAARKEGNPVELSQVRADFEAACKRHQFIFVEGSGGIICPIRYDAEKQIFLEDIIKTVNLPILIVTTAALGSINACVLTAEYAKSRGISIRGIIVNRYGESGNVEMEDDNILMMQKLTRLEILAKVKSGDKELHCSAF from the coding sequence ATGAAAGGATATTTTGTTACAGCGACTGGAACCGATGTCGGGAAAACTTTTGTCACAGCACTTCTTGTCAAAAAATGGCGCGATTTAGGAATGGATGCGGGCTATTATAAAGCTGCTCTCAGCGGTGCAGAATTTCGCAATGGAAAATGGATTGCAGGCGATGCAGATTATGTGAAAAATTTTGCAGGCCTTTCCGATTCTGAAGAAGAACTCGTCAGCTACGTTTACAAAGAAGCGGTTTCTCCGCATCTCGCAGCCCGCAAAGAAGGAAATCCCGTTGAACTTTCTCAAGTTCGCGCAGATTTTGAAGCTGCTTGCAAACGACATCAGTTTATCTTTGTCGAAGGCAGCGGGGGAATCATTTGCCCGATTCGCTACGACGCAGAAAAACAAATTTTTTTGGAAGACATTATTAAAACGGTGAATCTTCCGATTTTAATCGTCACCACAGCAGCGCTCGGATCTATCAACGCCTGCGTTTTAACTGCCGAATACGCCAAAAGTCGAGGCATTTCAATTCGCGGCATTATCGTCAACCGTTACGGCGAAAGCGGCAATGTAGAAATGGAAGACGATAACATTTTAATGATGCAAAAATTAACTCGCTTAGAAATTCTCGCTAAAGTTAAATCGGGCGATAAAGAACTTCACTGCAGCGCATTTTAA
- the bioA gene encoding adenosylmethionine--8-amino-7-oxononanoate transaminase, with amino-acid sequence MKNLLQFDSEYLWHPYAALKNTPARFLAKSAHGTTIETADGYHLIDAVSSWWSMAHGHNAPEIVEAIQKQSEKMCHVMFGGFTHEPAIELGEKLVRFLPAGLNKIFFADSGSISVECAAKMAVQYQYAKGHPEKCKLVALKGGYHGDTAGAMALSDPDGMHVLFRGIMPQHYFAERPNCRADGEWNDEDFRSMEEVVALHKKEIAAVICEPVFQGGNGMWLYHPQYLKRLRKLCDENGILLILDEIAAGFYRTGPRFAMEHAGIVPDIMCIGKALTGGSITMAACVASEMVAETITNSKISAFMHGPTYMANPLACAAGIASLSLFENRDYKKEVAHIEKRLKQNILPLKNLENAADVRVLGAIGVLELKAKPSAEDILKVIRETGVWLRPFCNYVYTMPPFITTDAEIDRICEAIKKIGECEPAPVTDDDEFHE; translated from the coding sequence ATGAAAAATCTTTTGCAATTTGATAGCGAATATTTGTGGCATCCTTATGCCGCTCTCAAAAATACACCGGCGCGATTCCTCGCAAAATCGGCGCACGGAACGACCATCGAAACCGCAGACGGTTATCATTTAATCGACGCCGTTTCAAGTTGGTGGAGCATGGCTCATGGTCATAATGCGCCAGAAATTGTCGAAGCGATTCAAAAGCAAAGTGAAAAAATGTGCCACGTGATGTTCGGCGGATTCACTCACGAGCCCGCAATTGAACTCGGAGAAAAATTGGTTCGCTTTTTGCCCGCGGGATTGAATAAAATTTTCTTCGCCGATTCGGGAAGCATTTCGGTAGAATGTGCTGCGAAAATGGCGGTGCAATATCAGTATGCAAAAGGGCATCCCGAAAAATGCAAATTGGTCGCGCTCAAAGGCGGCTATCACGGTGACACTGCGGGTGCGATGGCGCTCAGCGATCCCGATGGAATGCATGTACTTTTCCGCGGAATTATGCCGCAGCATTATTTTGCAGAGCGTCCCAACTGCCGCGCGGACGGTGAATGGAACGATGAAGATTTTCGTTCGATGGAAGAAGTGGTTGCGCTTCACAAAAAAGAAATCGCAGCCGTCATTTGCGAGCCCGTTTTTCAAGGCGGAAACGGAATGTGGCTTTATCATCCGCAGTATTTAAAACGCTTGCGCAAATTGTGTGATGAAAACGGAATCCTTTTGATTTTGGACGAAATCGCCGCGGGATTTTATCGGACAGGTCCGCGCTTTGCAATGGAACACGCGGGAATTGTTCCGGATATTATGTGCATCGGAAAAGCTCTCACCGGCGGAAGCATTACGATGGCGGCTTGCGTCGCTTCGGAAATGGTCGCCGAAACGATTACGAATAGTAAAATTTCTGCGTTCATGCACGGTCCCACTTATATGGCAAATCCGCTCGCATGTGCTGCGGGAATTGCTTCGCTTTCGCTCTTTGAAAATCGCGATTACAAAAAAGAAGTTGCCCACATCGAAAAACGGTTAAAGCAAAATATTTTACCGCTCAAAAATTTGGAAAACGCTGCCGATGTCCGCGTCCTCGGTGCGATTGGCGTTTTGGAACTCAAAGCAAAACCATCTGCCGAAGATATTTTAAAAGTCATCCGCGAAACCGGAGTTTGGTTGCGTCCATTTTGCAATTACGTTTACACGATGCCTCCGTTCATCACAACGGATGCAGAAATCGATCGCATTTGCGAAGCGATAAAAAAAATCGGAGAATGTGAACCTGCGCCCGTTACGGACGACGATGAATTTCACGAATAA
- a CDS encoding type 1 glutamine amidotransferase, which translates to METFIFQHVEFEGPGAILPILEAKGHRIHRVNLYAGDAVPDSSAVDFAVLMGGPMSALDEDKFPFLSAEKQFCREMFAANKPLLGICLGAQLLANAFYAPIRKNPEKEIGWFPVTFENGLSLNAFHWHGETFDIPEYAVPLAYSEACKNQGFKIGRSVGLQFHLETTAESMKSILENCADELNLELSNYRQFVQTKPQILELGERYIPQANIVLNELLNAILG; encoded by the coding sequence ATGGAAACCTTCATTTTTCAACATGTTGAATTCGAAGGACCGGGTGCCATCCTTCCGATTTTAGAAGCCAAAGGGCATCGCATTCACCGAGTGAATTTATATGCAGGCGATGCGGTTCCAGATTCCTCAGCAGTCGATTTTGCCGTGTTAATGGGCGGACCGATGAGTGCGTTAGACGAAGATAAATTTCCGTTTCTCTCAGCCGAAAAACAATTTTGCCGCGAAATGTTTGCGGCGAATAAACCGCTACTCGGAATTTGTTTGGGTGCACAATTACTCGCAAATGCATTTTATGCGCCGATTCGAAAAAATCCGGAAAAAGAAATCGGTTGGTTTCCGGTGACTTTTGAAAATGGATTATCGTTAAACGCTTTCCATTGGCATGGCGAAACATTTGATATTCCAGAATATGCGGTGCCGCTTGCTTACAGCGAAGCGTGTAAAAATCAAGGTTTTAAAATCGGACGATCTGTCGGGCTTCAATTTCACTTAGAAACGACCGCAGAATCGATGAAAAGCATTTTGGAAAATTGTGCGGATGAACTGAATTTAGAACTTTCCAATTATCGTCAATTCGTCCAAACAAAGCCGCAAATTTTAGAATTGGGTGAACGTTACATCCCGCAGGCAAATATTGTGTTGAATGAATTGCTCAATGCAATTCTCGGGTAA
- a CDS encoding OmpA family protein: MKNCMKCLALLGLTASMAFAHETFNRDAQLGFDKTYSAKSMKHGQLGITVLGDFSNDKSVLDGFDNGHAVDGDKISEYFGGSGYFGMAFGMFEVVDVSIMLPVYYDHVGFKKADAANQGYLGNLRASMKFRAPLPEDQLFDLALILGADFPTTDKNKRGAWIRQPDYINKDNGRAYSFGSSNSIMRITAAATMDLRKTDAAPLLIHLNGGYRFTVGNDAFPNFFSFAAGLEVYPLPVVSVFGEYYMDIADGSYDLVKDMGMNEASVGLVFHIGSHLDLQVGGHFALAKSHTAAPVSGAFSHDGTHKGSDGASEKEWTYKARTTPSAAGFGGITWSGFLIDPDRDGDGVPDSDDKCPDERGDKRNDGCSWPNPDLDEDGICDPWVAEKGLNAEFADICEGIDRCPNEAGNGSDGCPLDNPDADGDGVCDPWVAQKNMLAQFKDVCEGIDECPNQAGSLAFNGCPSKNPDPDNDSICSPWVTDEGRLADFANVCKGYDMCPGESGPVANKGCPWPDPDVDGDGLCDSWVTEKGLGYFFENPTDPNVKQCKGVDKCPAEYGPVENDGCPLENPDPDQDSVCSPWVTEKGMLDDYKSVCTGLDKCPNEKGPLATNGCPTEDPDVDKDSVCDPWVTQKGMLDVFKDVCTGLDKCPYDSGAVANNGCPLDNPDSDNDSVCDPWVSQKGMLELFKDKCSGIDKCPLDSGSVQNNGCPLDNPDSDNDGVCDPWVTQKGMLEVFKDKCTGLDKCPFEAGSLDADGCAVEEIKLEVYFASGKAKLTANSKRSLRELAKSLNTKERKNERYQILGYTDDRGNDKTNLKLSQKRADAVVTELVKNGVDKGRLEAIGKGEADPVADNSTAEGRELNRRIMMKRVQ, encoded by the coding sequence ATGAAAAACTGTATGAAGTGTCTTGCGCTTCTCGGTTTAACGGCTTCAATGGCTTTTGCGCATGAAACCTTTAACCGCGATGCACAACTCGGTTTCGACAAAACCTATTCAGCAAAATCGATGAAGCACGGTCAGTTGGGAATCACCGTTTTGGGTGACTTCTCCAATGATAAGAGTGTCTTGGACGGTTTTGACAATGGTCACGCTGTTGACGGCGACAAAATTTCCGAATATTTTGGCGGAAGTGGTTACTTCGGTATGGCTTTTGGCATGTTCGAAGTGGTGGACGTGTCTATTATGCTTCCGGTTTACTATGACCACGTCGGCTTTAAGAAAGCGGATGCTGCGAACCAAGGTTACCTCGGTAATCTCCGTGCGAGCATGAAATTCCGCGCTCCGCTTCCCGAAGATCAGCTCTTTGATCTCGCATTGATTCTCGGCGCCGACTTCCCGACCACCGATAAGAACAAACGCGGTGCTTGGATTCGTCAGCCGGATTACATTAACAAAGATAATGGTCGCGCTTATTCGTTCGGTTCGAGCAATTCGATTATGCGGATTACCGCAGCTGCAACGATGGACCTTCGTAAAACCGATGCCGCTCCGCTCCTCATCCATTTGAACGGTGGCTATCGCTTTACGGTGGGCAATGACGCTTTCCCGAACTTCTTCTCGTTTGCCGCAGGCCTCGAAGTCTATCCTCTTCCGGTGGTCTCGGTCTTCGGTGAATATTATATGGATATCGCCGACGGTTCTTATGACCTCGTGAAAGATATGGGCATGAACGAAGCTTCTGTCGGTCTCGTGTTCCACATCGGTTCGCACTTAGACTTGCAGGTCGGCGGTCATTTCGCTCTCGCAAAGAGCCATACGGCAGCTCCGGTTTCGGGCGCATTCTCGCATGACGGAACGCATAAGGGCAGCGATGGCGCATCGGAAAAGGAATGGACATACAAAGCTCGTACGACTCCTTCCGCTGCTGGCTTTGGCGGCATCACTTGGTCTGGCTTCTTGATCGATCCGGATCGTGACGGTGATGGTGTTCCTGACTCGGACGATAAGTGCCCGGACGAAAGAGGCGACAAGCGCAACGACGGTTGCTCGTGGCCGAATCCGGACTTGGATGAAGATGGTATCTGCGATCCGTGGGTGGCAGAAAAAGGTTTGAACGCTGAATTTGCTGATATTTGCGAAGGCATTGACCGTTGCCCGAACGAAGCCGGTAATGGTTCGGACGGTTGCCCGCTCGACAATCCGGACGCCGATGGTGATGGCGTTTGCGATCCGTGGGTAGCTCAAAAGAATATGCTCGCCCAGTTCAAGGATGTTTGCGAAGGCATTGATGAATGCCCGAACCAAGCAGGTTCTCTCGCCTTTAACGGTTGCCCGTCGAAGAATCCGGACCCGGATAATGACTCGATTTGCTCTCCGTGGGTGACTGACGAAGGTCGTCTCGCTGACTTTGCAAATGTTTGTAAGGGTTACGATATGTGCCCGGGCGAAAGTGGTCCGGTTGCTAATAAGGGTTGCCCGTGGCCAGATCCGGATGTGGACGGTGACGGTCTCTGCGATTCTTGGGTTACCGAAAAGGGTCTCGGTTACTTCTTTGAAAATCCGACAGATCCGAACGTGAAACAGTGCAAGGGCGTTGATAAGTGCCCGGCTGAATACGGACCGGTTGAAAATGATGGCTGCCCGCTCGAAAATCCGGACCCAGACCAAGATAGCGTCTGCTCTCCGTGGGTTACCGAAAAGGGTATGCTCGATGATTACAAGAGCGTTTGCACTGGCCTCGACAAGTGCCCGAATGAAAAGGGTCCGCTCGCAACGAATGGTTGCCCGACCGAAGATCCGGACGTGGATAAAGACAGCGTTTGCGATCCGTGGGTAACGCAGAAGGGTATGCTTGACGTCTTCAAGGATGTCTGCACCGGCCTCGACAAGTGCCCGTATGATTCGGGTGCAGTAGCCAATAACGGTTGCCCGCTCGATAATCCGGACTCGGATAACGATAGCGTTTGCGATCCGTGGGTTTCTCAGAAGGGCATGCTTGAACTCTTCAAGGATAAGTGCTCTGGCATTGATAAGTGCCCGCTCGATTCTGGCTCTGTCCAGAACAACGGTTGCCCGCTTGATAATCCGGACTCGGATAACGATGGCGTTTGCGATCCGTGGGTAACGCAGAAGGGCATGCTCGAAGTCTTCAAGGATAAGTGCACCGGCCTCGACAAGTGTCCGTTCGAAGCGGGCTCGTTGGATGCTGACGGCTGCGCTGTTGAAGAAATCAAACTTGAAGTTTACTTCGCAAGCGGTAAGGCAAAACTCACAGCGAACTCGAAGAGATCTCTCCGCGAACTCGCCAAGAGCTTGAACACGAAGGAACGTAAGAATGAACGTTACCAGATTCTCGGTTACACCGATGACCGCGGTAACGACAAGACGAACCTGAAACTTTCTCAGAAGCGTGCTGATGCCGTTGTCACCGAACTCGTGAAGAACGGCGTTGACAAGGGCCGCTTGGAAGCAATCGGTAAGGGCGAAGCCGATCCGGTCGCAGACAACAGCACTGCAGAAGGTCGTGAACTCAACCGCCGCATTATGATGAAGCGCGTTCAGTAA
- a CDS encoding pectate lyase family protein → MKNSSHKNSLLVSTIAFGLAATAANALTIQEAGGWFETAYAKWTPVSGATKYNVYCDGVKIDDALIRTYSGYVRADIPGISAGSHTIKVAAVTASGESSSEVTTKTITAIAHDRSGFAFSDGRVPGAYKADGTLKNGAVIIYMSEATKETVTMDVTTNSKGTKTTCKSVQGILNCYKKGYETRPLDIRLIGNVTDSDSLVGGDMMIDLGNSTNSYVTVEGIGEDATVNGWGIRIKNAQNVEVRNVGIMNVNSGEGDNIGLQQGNAHIWVHNNDFFYGDAGSDADQAKGDGALDCKKSSYVTFSYNHFWDNGKSNLLGLSEGVYSYNSTDYYITYHHNWYDHSDSRHPRVRFYNAHVYNNYYDGNAKYGAGSTQGSSVFMEGNYFRNCKYPMLTSMQGSDLYAGTATSSTENATFSKEPGGSIKAFNNFMEGGYTFIPYGATSYVNKGESVSAATMNVNTQTDFDAYVVKSAKETVPNSVKSKSGAHYYSNFDTGSKMYSYKAEEPAAAKTTVTTYAGRMHGGDFQWTFTAADDESYAVNTALKNKLNNYTSALKSIQGTGAIIITSSSSEAEKSSSSQAKSSSSMSSSSCSEKVSSSSVAASVKPIFESVSHNFTESGNSSEYFAISGNLTKASTTVNGKELTQALKMESATSIQFTLEKAATVTLTFNADFAKKVKVNGKAYTANAGIVKVNLDAGDYTITKGYMANLFVIDVEIGNVSSSSSVADLSSSSTENKSSSSLTTAITTVKQNTATMRFSRATNHLSIECARVKNVAILSANGQVLLRADGQKELNLSNLPRGMYIIRAVTENGTQLMKIQK, encoded by the coding sequence ATGAAGAATTCATCGCACAAAAATTCACTTTTGGTTTCGACAATCGCTTTCGGGCTTGCGGCAACTGCAGCGAATGCGCTTACCATTCAAGAAGCGGGCGGTTGGTTTGAAACCGCTTACGCCAAATGGACTCCGGTAAGCGGCGCTACCAAATACAATGTTTATTGCGACGGCGTTAAAATTGACGATGCGCTGATTCGCACTTATAGCGGTTATGTCCGCGCGGACATTCCGGGAATTTCTGCAGGTTCTCACACTATCAAAGTTGCTGCGGTGACGGCGAGCGGTGAGAGTTCCTCAGAAGTCACGACGAAAACCATCACAGCGATTGCGCACGATCGGAGCGGTTTTGCGTTTTCGGACGGACGCGTTCCGGGCGCTTATAAAGCCGACGGCACTTTGAAAAATGGCGCGGTGATTATTTATATGTCCGAAGCGACGAAAGAAACGGTGACGATGGATGTGACCACCAATTCGAAAGGCACGAAGACGACTTGCAAAAGCGTTCAAGGCATTTTGAATTGTTACAAGAAAGGTTACGAAACGCGGCCTCTTGATATCCGCTTGATTGGAAATGTCACCGATTCCGATTCTTTGGTCGGCGGCGATATGATGATTGATTTAGGAAATTCGACGAATTCTTATGTTACTGTCGAAGGCATTGGCGAAGACGCGACCGTGAACGGTTGGGGCATTCGCATTAAAAATGCGCAGAATGTCGAAGTCCGCAATGTGGGCATTATGAACGTCAATTCGGGCGAAGGCGATAACATCGGGCTTCAGCAAGGAAACGCTCACATTTGGGTGCACAATAATGATTTCTTCTACGGAGACGCAGGCTCGGACGCAGACCAAGCAAAGGGCGACGGCGCTCTCGATTGCAAAAAATCTTCGTACGTCACATTTAGCTACAACCATTTCTGGGATAACGGCAAGAGCAATTTACTCGGCCTTTCGGAAGGCGTCTACAGCTACAATTCCACCGACTATTACATTACTTATCATCATAACTGGTACGATCATTCCGATAGTCGTCATCCGCGCGTGCGCTTTTACAATGCTCACGTTTACAACAACTATTACGATGGCAACGCAAAATACGGAGCTGGAAGCACTCAAGGTTCGTCGGTCTTTATGGAAGGCAATTATTTCCGCAACTGCAAATATCCGATGCTCACTTCGATGCAAGGGTCGGATTTGTATGCGGGCACAGCGACAAGCTCGACGGAAAATGCCACATTCAGCAAAGAACCCGGCGGATCCATTAAAGCGTTCAACAATTTCATGGAAGGCGGTTACACTTTCATTCCTTACGGCGCAACTTCTTATGTGAACAAAGGCGAATCCGTTTCGGCTGCGACAATGAATGTGAACACGCAAACCGATTTTGATGCTTACGTCGTCAAGAGCGCAAAAGAAACCGTTCCGAATTCCGTAAAATCAAAATCCGGAGCGCATTATTACAGCAACTTTGACACCGGCTCAAAAATGTATTCTTACAAAGCAGAAGAACCTGCTGCGGCAAAGACAACGGTCACAACTTATGCAGGTCGTATGCACGGCGGCGATTTCCAGTGGACATTCACCGCAGCCGACGATGAATCGTATGCAGTGAATACGGCGCTCAAAAATAAATTGAATAATTACACGAGTGCGCTCAAAAGCATCCAAGGAACGGGCGCAATCATCATTACAAGTTCGAGCAGCGAAGCTGAAAAATCTTCAAGTTCGCAAGCAAAGTCGAGCAGTTCGATGAGCAGTTCTTCGTGCAGCGAAAAAGTTTCGAGCAGTTCAGTTGCTGCGAGCGTCAAACCGATTTTCGAAAGCGTTTCACACAACTTTACCGAAAGCGGAAATTCGAGCGAATATTTTGCGATTAGCGGAAACTTGACAAAGGCTTCGACAACCGTCAACGGAAAAGAACTCACTCAAGCATTGAAAATGGAATCGGCTACGAGCATTCAATTTACTTTGGAAAAAGCGGCGACAGTGACTTTGACTTTCAACGCGGACTTTGCAAAAAAAGTGAAAGTCAACGGCAAAGCTTATACAGCAAACGCGGGCATTGTAAAAGTGAATTTAGACGCCGGCGATTACACGATTACAAAAGGCTACATGGCAAATCTCTTCGTCATCGATGTTGAAATCGGAAACGTTTCGTCATCGAGTTCTGTAGCCGATTTGAGTTCAAGCAGCACCGAAAATAAATCCAGCAGTTCTTTGACAACAGCGATTACGACGGTGAAGCAAAATACTGCGACGATGCGTTTCTCTCGGGCGACGAATCATTTGAGCATTGAATGCGCCCGCGTGAAAAATGTTGCGATTCTTTCGGCAAATGGTCAAGTTCTATTGCGCGCTGATGGTCAAAAAGAATTGAATCTGAGCAATCTTCCTCGCGGCATGTACATTATCCGCGCGGTCACAGAAAACGGAACGCAGTTGATGAAAATTCAAAAATAA
- the leuB gene encoding 3-isopropylmalate dehydrogenase — protein sequence MSKNYKVAVLPGDGIGPEVMKEAVRVLDAVADKFGFTTEKEWADVGGIAYDHFKNPLPESTLKTGEAADAILFGSVGGPKWESLPPNLQPERGALLPLRKHFKLFCNLRPARVYKELAPACPLRADIVGDGFNILTVRELTGDVYFGQPKGREGSGKDEIGFDTMKYSRYEVERIARFAFDAAKLRHKKVASIDKANVLTTSVFWREIVKEIHANEYPEIELEHLYVDNAAMQLLRRPREFDVLLCPNLFGDILTDECAMLTGSMGLLPSASIAEGSFGLYEPAGGSAPDIAGKGIANPLAQILSVALMLRYSFKEEEAAKAIETAVEKTITAGFRTGEIWKEGDTKVGTTGMGDAVLSFLK from the coding sequence ATGAGCAAGAATTATAAAGTTGCCGTTCTCCCGGGCGACGGAATCGGTCCGGAAGTGATGAAGGAAGCTGTCCGCGTTCTCGATGCGGTGGCAGATAAATTTGGTTTTACAACTGAAAAAGAATGGGCGGATGTAGGCGGCATCGCTTACGATCATTTCAAGAATCCGCTTCCGGAAAGCACCCTCAAAACGGGTGAAGCCGCTGATGCGATTCTCTTCGGTTCTGTTGGTGGCCCGAAATGGGAATCTCTTCCGCCGAATTTACAGCCGGAACGCGGCGCACTTCTTCCGCTCCGCAAACATTTTAAGCTGTTCTGCAATTTGCGTCCGGCTCGCGTTTACAAGGAACTCGCTCCGGCATGTCCGCTTCGTGCAGATATTGTCGGCGACGGCTTTAATATTCTCACCGTTCGTGAACTCACCGGCGACGTTTACTTCGGTCAGCCGAAGGGTCGTGAAGGCAGCGGCAAAGATGAAATCGGTTTTGACACGATGAAGTACAGCCGCTACGAAGTTGAACGCATTGCGCGCTTTGCATTTGACGCCGCCAAACTCCGTCACAAGAAAGTGGCGAGTATCGACAAAGCAAACGTTCTCACGACTAGCGTTTTCTGGCGCGAAATTGTGAAGGAAATTCACGCTAATGAATATCCGGAAATTGAACTTGAACATCTTTATGTGGACAACGCTGCGATGCAGCTTCTCCGCCGTCCGCGTGAATTTGACGTTCTTCTCTGCCCGAATCTTTTCGGCGATATTTTGACCGATGAATGCGCAATGCTCACCGGTTCGATGGGACTTCTCCCGTCGGCTTCGATCGCAGAAGGTTCTTTCGGTTTGTATGAACCGGCAGGTGGATCGGCGCCGGATATCGCGGGCAAGGGAATTGCAAATCCGCTCGCTCAGATTCTTTCTGTAGCCCTTATGCTCCGTTATTCTTTCAAGGAAGAAGAAGCGGCAAAGGCGATTGAAACCGCAGTCGAAAAAACGATTACCGCAGGATTCCGCACCGGCGAAATTTGGAAAGAAGGTGACACGAAAGTCGGGACAACCGGCATGGGTGACGCAGTTCTTTCTTTCCTCAAGTAA